Below is a window of bacterium DNA.
GGAGTTCGCGGCGCGCCGCACGACGACCGTCGCCGCGATCGCCGCGGCGCCGCCCCGCGCGGAGCGCGCCGAAAGCCGCGCCTCGGCGGCGGCGACGCGTGCGGGGCGATGATCCTCGGCGGGGTGCGCCCCTGCTCGTTCATCGACTACCCCGGCCGCCTGGCCGCGGTCGCCTTCGCGCAGGGGTGCAACCTCCGCTGCCGCTACTGCCACAACCCGGCGCTCGTCGCGCCGCGCGCCGCGGCGCCGGCGGACGCGCCGACCGACGAGGAGACGCTGCGCCTCCTCGCGCGTCGGCGCGGCGCGCTCGGCGGGCTCGTCGTGAGCGGCGGCGAGCCGACGCTGCAGGACGGCCTCGCCTCGTTCCTCGAACAGGCGAAGGGCCTCGGCTTCGCGGTGAAGCTCGACACGAACGGAACCCGCCCCGACGTCGTCGAACGGCTGCTGGCGCGCGGGCTCGTCGATCACCT
It encodes the following:
- a CDS encoding anaerobic ribonucleoside-triphosphate reductase activating protein is translated as MILGGVRPCSFIDYPGRLAAVAFAQGCNLRCRYCHNPALVAPRAAAPADAPTDEETLRLLARRRGALGGLVVSGGEPTLQDGLASFLEQAKGLGFAVKLDTNGTRPDVVERLLARGLVDHLAVDVKATPEDAAWLCGSADQPRNARRCLELARDAGIAGEARTTVVAPLHDAARLEALAEFAAPAERWFLQRFRPGGHLDQDAELRPPDDATLERVVAFAGRRGLETRIR